A genomic stretch from Anaerolinea thermophila UNI-1 includes:
- a CDS encoding dihydroorotate dehydrogenase-like protein, which yields MANLTATYLGLTLKNPVVASASPLSKKLEGIRRLEEAGASAVVMYSLFEEQITHESLALDHFLNRGTESFAEALSYFPDLENYNIGPEEYLNLIRRAKEAVSIPIIGSLNGVSAGGWVEYARKIEEAGADALELNMYYIPTDTDITAQELEQNYVDLVSEVCSRVSIPVAVKLSPFFTALPNLARRLAGAGAKGLVLFNRFIQPDLDIETLEVTPALQLSTPAELRLPLRWVAILYGRVPCDLALTSGVHDAQAVLKAMMAGAKVTMLASELIQNGLKRIGEILTDMNAWMETFEYESVSQMQGSMSQKAVAEPAAFERANYLKALQTFDNRKLY from the coding sequence ATGGCAAATTTAACTGCGACCTATCTGGGATTGACCCTGAAAAACCCGGTGGTGGCTTCGGCATCTCCGCTTTCCAAGAAACTGGAAGGCATTCGCCGTCTGGAAGAAGCCGGCGCTTCGGCGGTGGTGATGTACTCGTTGTTCGAGGAACAGATTACCCACGAAAGCCTGGCGCTGGATCACTTCCTCAACCGCGGCACCGAGTCCTTTGCCGAGGCGCTCAGTTACTTTCCCGATCTGGAAAATTACAACATCGGTCCAGAAGAGTACCTGAATCTCATCCGCCGCGCCAAAGAAGCGGTGAGCATTCCCATTATCGGCAGTTTGAACGGCGTTTCGGCGGGCGGTTGGGTGGAATACGCTCGCAAGATTGAAGAAGCCGGAGCCGATGCGCTGGAATTGAACATGTACTACATTCCCACCGATACCGACATCACCGCGCAGGAACTGGAACAGAATTATGTAGATTTGGTCTCGGAAGTTTGCAGTCGGGTGAGCATCCCGGTGGCAGTCAAACTCAGCCCCTTCTTCACCGCTTTGCCCAACCTGGCAAGGCGTCTGGCGGGAGCAGGCGCCAAAGGGCTGGTGCTGTTCAACCGCTTCATCCAGCCCGATCTGGATATTGAAACCCTGGAGGTGACCCCGGCACTGCAACTCAGCACGCCCGCCGAACTGCGCCTGCCCCTGCGCTGGGTTGCCATTCTGTACGGGCGCGTGCCGTGCGATCTGGCGCTCACCTCGGGCGTGCATGACGCTCAGGCGGTGCTTAAAGCCATGATGGCGGGCGCGAAAGTCACCATGCTGGCTTCGGAACTGATTCAGAACGGTTTGAAGCGCATCGGCGAAATCCTCACCGATATGAACGCCTGGATGGAGACTTTTGAATATGAATCGGTCAGTCAGATGCAGGGGAGCATGAGCCAGAAAGCGGTAGCCGAGCCAGCCGCCTTCGAGCGCGCCAACTACCTCAAAGCCCTGCAGACGTTTGATAACCGGAAACTGTACTAA
- the nifJ gene encoding pyruvate:ferredoxin (flavodoxin) oxidoreductase: MSNRQKITLDGNEAVARVAYRASEVIAIYPITPSSAMGEWSDEWMAKKVKNLWGTVPLVVEMQSEGGAAGAVHGALQSGALSTTFTASQGLLLMIPNMYKIAGELTPLVIHVSARALAAQALSIFGDHSDVMATRQTGFALLASRSVQEAHDMALIAHAATLEARVPFLHFFDGFRTSHEVQKIEELTEDDMRAMISDELIAEHRKRALSPDHPVLRGTAQNPDVYFQGRETVNPFYARTPEIVQKTMDRFAQLTGRAYHLFEYAGAPDAERVIVLMGSGAETAEETAKYLVERGEKVGVVTVHLYRPFSAKHLLAALPATTKAIAVLDRTKEPGSAGEPLYQDVVTAVTEGLAGGFAPFKTLPTMIGGRYGLSSKEFTPGMVKAVFDELKKSQPKNHFTVGIVDDVSFTSLDYDPDFEILDSSTVQCVFFGLGSDGTVGANKNSIKIIGEETENNAQGYFVYDSKKSGSVTISHLRFGPKPLRAPYLIRQADFVACHQFSFLERLDITRYAKPGAVFLLNSIYGPDEVWNHLPREVQKDIIEKKLKFYVIDAYEVANRTGMGQRINTIMQTCFFAISGVLPREQAIAEIKKAIQKTYGKRGEAVVQKNFEAVDQTLANLYEVKVPDQVTSTFSRRPAVGPEAPEFVRDVLAPMMVFEGDNLPVSAMPVDGTFPTATAQYEKRNIALEIPVWEPDLCIQCGKCAMVCPHAVIRMKVYEPELLANAPATFKSIDAKFKEFPNTKFTIQVAPEDCTGCALCVEACPAKDKTQAGRKAINMAPQPPIREQERENWNFFLSLPDVDPTAVAPTTVKNSQLLRPLFEFSGACAGCGETPYVKLLSQLFGERAVIANATGCSSIYGGNLPTTPWAKNAEGLGPAWSNSLFEDNAEFGLGFRLTIDKLNEYARELLTDLSGLVGSDLSAAILEADQSTEAGVREQRKRVAALKEILKGIKDPRAFNLLNVADYLVRKSVWIVGGDGWAYDIGYGGLDHVLASGRNVNILVLDTEVYSNTGGQASKSTPRAAVAKFAMSGKGLPKKDLGMIAMSYGYVYVARVAMGANDQQTLRAFLEADAYEGPSLIIAYSHCIAHGIDMRKGLDQQKLAVNSGVWPMYRYNPMLALEGKNPLIIDSKDPSVDVQEYAYNETRYRMLVQADEARAEMLMQQAREDARKRWELYKQMAAIQYKSNGND; encoded by the coding sequence ATGAGCAATCGTCAAAAAATTACTTTGGATGGCAATGAGGCGGTTGCGCGGGTGGCCTACCGCGCCAGCGAGGTCATTGCCATTTACCCCATTACCCCTTCTTCCGCCATGGGAGAATGGTCAGATGAATGGATGGCGAAGAAGGTCAAGAATCTGTGGGGCACCGTACCGCTGGTGGTAGAAATGCAGTCCGAGGGCGGCGCGGCAGGCGCGGTGCACGGCGCTCTGCAATCGGGGGCGCTTTCCACTACCTTTACCGCCTCTCAGGGCTTGCTCTTGATGATTCCCAATATGTACAAAATTGCCGGTGAACTCACCCCGCTGGTGATTCACGTTTCGGCGCGTGCGTTGGCGGCGCAGGCGCTTTCCATTTTCGGTGACCACTCCGACGTGATGGCGACCCGTCAGACTGGCTTTGCCTTGCTGGCATCCCGCTCGGTGCAGGAAGCTCACGACATGGCGTTGATTGCCCACGCCGCCACGCTGGAAGCCCGTGTGCCTTTCCTTCACTTCTTCGACGGTTTCCGCACCTCTCATGAAGTGCAGAAGATTGAAGAACTCACCGAAGACGACATGCGCGCGATGATTTCCGATGAACTTATCGCTGAACACCGCAAGCGTGCGCTCAGCCCCGATCATCCCGTTCTGCGCGGCACGGCGCAGAACCCCGATGTGTACTTCCAGGGACGTGAGACGGTCAACCCCTTCTACGCCCGCACGCCGGAAATCGTTCAGAAGACCATGGATCGCTTTGCCCAACTGACCGGGCGCGCCTATCATCTCTTTGAATATGCTGGTGCACCGGATGCTGAGCGTGTCATTGTCCTGATGGGCTCGGGTGCCGAAACTGCCGAGGAAACCGCCAAATACCTGGTGGAACGCGGTGAAAAGGTCGGTGTGGTGACCGTACACCTGTACCGCCCCTTCTCTGCCAAACACCTGCTGGCGGCGCTCCCTGCTACCACCAAAGCCATCGCTGTCCTCGACCGCACCAAAGAGCCCGGTTCGGCGGGTGAACCGCTCTATCAGGACGTGGTTACCGCCGTCACCGAAGGGCTGGCGGGTGGCTTTGCCCCCTTCAAGACCCTACCCACCATGATAGGTGGGCGCTATGGCTTGTCTTCCAAAGAGTTCACCCCTGGCATGGTCAAAGCCGTCTTTGACGAACTCAAGAAGAGCCAGCCCAAGAATCACTTCACCGTGGGTATCGTGGATGATGTGTCCTTCACCAGTCTGGATTATGACCCCGACTTTGAAATCCTTGACTCCTCAACCGTGCAGTGCGTCTTCTTCGGTTTGGGCTCCGATGGCACGGTGGGTGCCAATAAGAACTCCATCAAGATTATCGGCGAAGAAACCGAGAACAACGCTCAGGGCTACTTTGTGTACGACTCCAAGAAATCCGGCTCGGTGACCATTTCGCACCTGCGCTTTGGTCCCAAGCCCCTGCGCGCTCCCTACCTGATTCGCCAGGCAGATTTCGTGGCTTGCCACCAGTTCTCCTTCCTGGAGCGCCTGGATATCACCCGCTACGCCAAACCCGGCGCGGTCTTCCTGCTCAACAGTATTTACGGACCGGATGAGGTCTGGAATCACCTGCCGCGCGAGGTGCAGAAGGACATCATCGAAAAGAAACTGAAGTTCTACGTCATCGACGCTTACGAAGTGGCGAACCGCACTGGCATGGGGCAGCGCATCAACACCATCATGCAGACCTGCTTCTTTGCCATCTCCGGCGTCCTGCCGCGCGAACAAGCCATCGCCGAGATTAAGAAAGCCATCCAGAAGACCTACGGCAAGCGTGGCGAAGCCGTGGTGCAGAAGAACTTTGAAGCCGTGGATCAAACCCTGGCAAACCTGTATGAAGTGAAAGTCCCCGATCAGGTGACCAGCACCTTCAGCCGCCGCCCGGCAGTTGGACCCGAAGCGCCTGAATTCGTGCGCGACGTGCTGGCGCCGATGATGGTCTTTGAGGGCGATAACCTGCCCGTCTCTGCCATGCCGGTGGACGGCACTTTCCCCACCGCCACGGCGCAGTATGAAAAACGCAACATCGCTCTGGAAATCCCGGTGTGGGAGCCTGATTTGTGCATCCAGTGCGGTAAATGTGCCATGGTATGTCCGCACGCCGTCATCCGCATGAAGGTGTACGAACCGGAACTGCTGGCAAACGCCCCGGCGACCTTCAAGTCTATCGACGCCAAATTCAAGGAATTCCCCAACACCAAGTTCACCATTCAGGTAGCGCCGGAAGACTGCACCGGATGCGCACTGTGCGTGGAAGCCTGCCCCGCCAAGGACAAGACCCAAGCAGGACGCAAAGCCATCAACATGGCGCCTCAGCCGCCCATCCGCGAGCAGGAACGCGAAAACTGGAACTTCTTCCTCAGCCTGCCGGATGTGGATCCGACTGCGGTTGCGCCCACCACGGTCAAAAATTCGCAGTTACTGCGCCCACTGTTCGAATTCTCCGGCGCCTGCGCCGGCTGTGGCGAGACGCCCTACGTCAAACTGCTTTCGCAGTTGTTTGGCGAGCGCGCCGTGATTGCCAACGCCACCGGCTGTTCCTCGATTTACGGCGGCAACCTGCCTACCACCCCGTGGGCAAAGAATGCCGAAGGACTCGGTCCCGCCTGGTCCAACTCGCTCTTTGAAGACAACGCCGAGTTCGGTTTGGGCTTCCGCCTGACCATCGACAAACTCAACGAGTACGCCCGCGAACTGCTGACAGACCTCTCCGGACTGGTGGGCAGTGACCTGAGCGCCGCCATTCTGGAAGCCGATCAAAGCACCGAAGCGGGTGTGCGCGAACAGCGCAAGCGCGTTGCCGCGCTGAAGGAAATCCTCAAGGGCATTAAAGACCCGCGCGCCTTCAACCTGCTCAACGTGGCAGATTACCTGGTGCGTAAGAGCGTGTGGATTGTCGGCGGTGACGGTTGGGCATACGATATCGGCTACGGCGGTCTGGATCATGTGCTGGCGTCCGGGCGCAATGTCAATATCTTGGTGCTGGATACCGAGGTGTACTCCAACACCGGCGGTCAGGCATCCAAGTCCACCCCGCGCGCGGCGGTTGCCAAGTTTGCCATGAGCGGTAAGGGCTTACCCAAGAAGGACCTGGGGATGATTGCCATGTCCTATGGGTATGTGTACGTGGCACGCGTTGCCATGGGGGCTAACGACCAGCAGACCCTGCGCGCCTTCCTTGAGGCGGATGCCTACGAAGGTCCTTCGCTGATTATTGCCTACAGCCACTGTATCGCGCACGGCATCGACATGCGCAAAGGGCTGGACCAGCAGAAACTGGCGGTCAACTCCGGCGTCTGGCCCATGTACCGCTACAACCCCATGCTGGCACTGGAAGGCAAGAACCCGCTCATCATTGACTCCAAAGACCCCTCGGTGGACGTACAGGAATACGCCTACAACGAGACCCGCTACCGCATGCTGGTTCAGGCGGACGAAGCCCGCGCCGAAATGCTGATGCAACAGGCCCGCGAAGATGCCCGCAAGCGCTGGGAACTCTACAAGCAAATGGCAGCCATTCAATATAAGTCCAACGGGAACGACTAA
- the recJ gene encoding single-stranded-DNA-specific exonuclease RecJ, with product MFQWIEPRENGIPAALLEVTGGQGLIARILAHRGITDPQRARAFLNPAFYQPAPPEDLPGMEIACQRISRAIQRGERIWVWGDFDVDGQTATALLVQTLRWLGAEPRYHVPVRETEGHGVNIPYLEKILEQGADLMITCDTGITAFEALEYARERSLEVIVTDHHLLGERLPPALTHLTPRLLPENHPMCGLPGVGVAYQLALALLTRAGQPERAQELLDLVALGIVADVALQIGDTRYLLQQGLQELRRGKRLGVRAVLERAEVSRLWLNEEHLGFVLAPRLNALGRLGDANPAVELLTTTDEARARVLAEELEILNMRRQFLTAQVLAAAEDRLRTDSSLLRAPVLILENSQWAPGVIGIAASHLAQRYHRPVILMSASSSGILRGSARSIEGVDITAAITACKDLLIGFGGHPMAAGLALMAEQLPAFRACLTRQVQAQVDALGGLPERTLQLEAVLRLEEIHLKVAEALEQLAPFGPGNPTPALMVPDVRISNVIAIGRNDDHLRITVEDRMGNERGVLWWNGANADLPEGWFDLACTLRASTYQGTRDVQVEWLDWRPRQVEQIDLYGMLEVMDYRAEAHPLPLLERMMAEAPYVQVWGEGEALEHLSQIARDRTALQPADMLIVWTVPPSNSVLRKALEQVKPKQVVLFGVNPQTEETEPFLQRLAGLVKFMMRQKRTVTLEKLAGLTAQSEAAVRLGLCYLEACGFVRVRFTDTGVIISEGTRQPTGEAPAYQKQLQTALEETAAYRRFYLSAQRMSLFS from the coding sequence ATGTTCCAGTGGATTGAACCGCGTGAAAACGGCATTCCTGCCGCTTTGCTGGAAGTGACCGGCGGGCAGGGGCTGATCGCGCGCATTTTGGCGCATCGCGGGATTACTGACCCGCAGCGCGCCCGTGCCTTCCTTAACCCGGCTTTCTACCAGCCTGCCCCGCCTGAAGACCTGCCGGGAATGGAGATTGCCTGTCAGCGCATCTCCCGGGCGATTCAGCGCGGTGAACGCATCTGGGTTTGGGGCGATTTTGACGTGGATGGGCAAACTGCCACCGCTCTGCTGGTGCAAACCCTGCGCTGGCTGGGGGCGGAGCCGCGCTATCACGTGCCGGTGCGCGAAACCGAAGGCCACGGCGTCAACATTCCATATCTGGAGAAAATTCTCGAACAGGGCGCCGACCTGATGATTACCTGCGATACGGGCATCACCGCCTTTGAAGCCCTGGAATACGCCCGCGAGCGCAGTTTGGAAGTCATTGTCACCGATCACCACCTGCTGGGCGAACGCCTTCCCCCCGCACTGACACACCTCACCCCGCGCCTGCTCCCGGAGAATCACCCCATGTGCGGCTTGCCCGGGGTGGGGGTAGCCTATCAACTGGCGCTGGCACTGCTCACCCGTGCTGGGCAGCCCGAACGGGCGCAGGAACTGCTGGACCTGGTGGCGCTGGGCATTGTTGCCGATGTCGCCCTGCAAATTGGCGATACCCGCTACCTGCTGCAGCAGGGCTTGCAGGAACTGCGCCGCGGCAAACGGCTGGGTGTCCGGGCAGTGCTGGAGCGCGCCGAGGTGTCTCGGTTGTGGCTGAACGAGGAACACCTGGGTTTCGTGCTGGCGCCGCGCCTGAACGCACTGGGGCGTCTGGGGGATGCCAATCCGGCAGTGGAATTGCTGACCACCACCGATGAAGCCCGCGCGCGGGTGTTGGCGGAAGAACTGGAAATCCTCAACATGCGCCGCCAATTTCTCACTGCGCAGGTGCTGGCGGCGGCGGAAGACCGCTTGCGCACCGATTCATCCCTCTTGCGCGCACCGGTGCTGATTCTGGAAAATTCCCAATGGGCACCCGGGGTGATCGGCATTGCCGCGTCACATTTGGCCCAACGCTACCATCGCCCGGTGATTCTGATGAGTGCTTCATCAAGCGGAATTCTGCGCGGTTCTGCCCGCTCCATTGAAGGGGTGGACATCACCGCCGCGATCACGGCCTGCAAGGACCTCTTGATTGGTTTTGGCGGGCATCCTATGGCGGCGGGGCTGGCGCTGATGGCAGAGCAACTGCCTGCTTTCCGCGCCTGTCTGACACGCCAGGTGCAGGCGCAGGTGGACGCGCTGGGTGGCTTGCCCGAACGCACCTTGCAGTTGGAAGCCGTCCTGCGCCTGGAAGAGATTCATCTCAAGGTTGCCGAAGCCCTGGAGCAATTGGCGCCTTTTGGTCCGGGTAACCCTACCCCCGCTTTGATGGTGCCGGATGTGCGCATTAGCAACGTCATTGCTATCGGACGCAATGACGACCATCTGCGCATTACCGTTGAAGACCGCATGGGCAACGAGCGGGGGGTGTTGTGGTGGAATGGGGCAAACGCGGACTTGCCTGAAGGCTGGTTCGACCTTGCCTGTACCCTGCGAGCATCCACCTATCAGGGTACGCGCGATGTTCAGGTGGAGTGGCTGGACTGGCGCCCGCGCCAGGTGGAGCAAATTGATCTGTACGGCATGCTCGAGGTGATGGATTACCGTGCTGAGGCGCATCCCTTGCCACTTTTGGAAAGAATGATGGCAGAAGCCCCCTATGTCCAGGTTTGGGGCGAGGGGGAGGCGCTGGAGCACCTGAGCCAGATTGCCCGCGACCGCACTGCTCTGCAGCCTGCAGATATGCTCATCGTCTGGACGGTGCCGCCTTCCAATAGTGTTCTGCGCAAAGCCCTGGAGCAGGTTAAGCCCAAACAGGTGGTACTGTTTGGGGTAAACCCTCAAACGGAGGAGACCGAGCCGTTTCTGCAGCGGTTGGCGGGTCTGGTTAAATTCATGATGCGCCAGAAACGCACCGTGACGCTGGAAAAACTGGCGGGGCTGACCGCACAAAGCGAAGCGGCGGTGCGTTTGGGGTTGTGCTATCTTGAAGCCTGCGGTTTTGTGCGGGTGCGCTTTACCGATACGGGAGTCATCATTTCAGAGGGCACGCGCCAGCCCACCGGCGAAGCCCCTGCTTACCAGAAACAGTTACAAACCGCCCTGGAGGAAACTGCCGCCTACCGTCGCTTTTACCTCAGCGCCCAACGCATGTCTCTGTTTTCGTAA
- a CDS encoding transposase, translating to MARIAYRLAKQALPMYSHAKSPHHFTLPQLGACVLLMFYLNLSYRDMEEWLLASDAVGKELELPRVPDHTTLQRTYAKIRKADWMRMNETLLEEIGRPEEEGVAADSTGFSPGPASSYYQSRSGKAYRHWAKGVYAVGIVSQFILAMQSGWGPGSDAPYLGYLRRKARRFAKRRAWVLLADSGFDGRTVRPQDLIPPVRRGGNLLAPERRARSELVSAARLDGLYGQRWKTETVNSVIKRKFGQAIRSRKRSLQNREPIIKGLVYNIHR from the coding sequence GTGGCGAGGATCGCCTACCGGCTTGCCAAACAAGCATTACCGATGTATTCACATGCCAAGAGTCCCCATCACTTCACGTTGCCGCAGTTGGGGGCCTGTGTTTTGTTGATGTTCTACCTGAATCTCAGCTATCGCGACATGGAAGAATGGCTGCTGGCAAGCGATGCGGTTGGTAAGGAGCTGGAATTACCGCGTGTTCCCGATCATACGACCCTGCAACGTACCTACGCCAAGATACGCAAAGCGGATTGGATGCGCATGAACGAGACCTTGCTCGAGGAAATCGGACGGCCTGAAGAAGAAGGGGTGGCTGCCGATAGTACCGGCTTCTCACCCGGCCCGGCCAGTTCTTACTACCAAAGCCGTTCGGGAAAAGCCTATCGCCACTGGGCGAAGGGCGTTTATGCCGTTGGAATTGTCTCGCAATTCATCCTTGCGATGCAATCCGGCTGGGGTCCAGGTAGCGATGCCCCTTATCTGGGCTATCTGCGCCGCAAAGCCAGGCGGTTTGCCAAACGTCGGGCTTGGGTCTTGCTGGCCGATTCAGGGTTCGATGGTCGGACTGTCCGGCCTCAAGACTTGATTCCACCCGTTCGGCGAGGTGGAAATTTGCTGGCCCCTGAACGACGAGCAAGAAGCGAGCTTGTCTCTGCGGCTCGCCTGGATGGTCTCTATGGTCAACGCTGGAAGACCGAAACCGTGAATTCGGTCATCAAGCGCAAATTCGGGCAAGCCATCCGCTCGCGGAAACGCAGCCTGCAAAACCGAGAACCGATTATCAAAGGACTGGTCTACAACATACACCGCTAG
- a CDS encoding stage V sporulation protein S, translating to MDVIKVKANSRTAAVAGAIAGVIREHKHAEVQAIGAGAVNQAIKALVLAKGYLAEDGISIVAVPEFVDVEIDGKVRTAIKLIVEPR from the coding sequence ATGGACGTGATCAAGGTAAAGGCAAATTCGCGCACTGCGGCGGTTGCGGGGGCAATTGCCGGGGTTATCCGCGAACACAAGCATGCCGAAGTTCAGGCAATTGGCGCTGGAGCGGTCAACCAAGCCATCAAAGCACTCGTACTGGCAAAGGGGTACCTCGCCGAGGACGGAATTTCCATCGTCGCCGTACCGGAATTTGTAGATGTTGAAATTGACGGAAAGGTTCGCACCGCCATCAAACTCATCGTCGAGCCACGCTAA
- a CDS encoding deoxynucleoside kinase, whose translation MKRYITVAGNIGVGKSTLVKLLCAKLGWQPFYEPEARNPYLPDFYQNMAAWGFHSQVFFLANRLQIHRQIILFPGSVVQDRSVYEDAEIFAANLYRQGYLNERDYATYRALYQGIVEFLPPPDLVIYLRARPETLMERIAQRNREYERGISREYLEALNDLYEHWIETFTLCPVLTVPADHLNYVAHPRHLDLVVRKINEKLAGKEEVIFDPEEIAQI comes from the coding sequence ATGAAACGCTATATCACCGTAGCGGGAAATATTGGTGTGGGAAAATCTACGCTGGTTAAACTGCTGTGCGCCAAACTGGGCTGGCAGCCCTTTTACGAGCCCGAGGCGCGCAACCCGTATCTCCCGGATTTCTATCAAAACATGGCGGCGTGGGGTTTTCACTCGCAGGTGTTCTTCCTTGCCAACCGTCTGCAAATTCACCGTCAGATTATCCTCTTCCCAGGCTCGGTGGTGCAGGATCGTTCGGTGTATGAGGATGCCGAGATTTTTGCCGCCAACCTCTACCGCCAGGGCTACCTGAATGAGCGCGATTACGCCACCTACCGTGCCCTCTATCAGGGCATTGTGGAATTCCTGCCCCCGCCCGATCTGGTGATTTACCTGCGCGCGCGCCCCGAAACCCTCATGGAGCGCATTGCTCAGCGCAACCGCGAGTACGAGCGTGGCATCTCCCGCGAATATCTTGAGGCGCTCAATGACCTCTACGAGCACTGGATTGAGACCTTTACCCTCTGCCCGGTGCTCACCGTGCCTGCCGACCACTTAAATTACGTTGCGCACCCCCGTCATTTAGACCTGGTGGTGCGCAAAATCAACGAAAAACTTGCCGGGAAAGAAGAGGTCATCTTCGACCCGGAGGAAATTGCTCAAATCTGA
- a CDS encoding DsbA family protein — MEEQLNPLEVSNAAPRRNLRWLYTLPVAFALGFAVAYFAFAVPLQKEVNSLKNQLAQSNQAVDVPQQVQRYDVPVDDDPAFGPADAPITIIEFSDYECPFCRKWHLEVWPRIQEEFGGQVRLVYRDFPLYGLHANAAPSANAANCAGEQGKYWEYHDGLFTYEGGYSRAAFEEIGKQVGLEMTAFTQCLDENRYKDEVEADYAYAADLGVQSTPTFFINGLALIGAQPYEVFRQVIQMELNGEIPR, encoded by the coding sequence ATGGAAGAGCAACTGAATCCCTTAGAGGTATCGAACGCGGCACCACGCCGCAACCTCCGCTGGCTGTACACCCTGCCCGTTGCCTTTGCCCTGGGCTTTGCGGTGGCGTATTTTGCCTTTGCCGTGCCGTTGCAAAAAGAAGTCAATTCCCTGAAAAATCAACTGGCGCAGTCCAACCAGGCCGTGGACGTTCCTCAGCAGGTACAGCGTTACGATGTGCCGGTGGATGACGACCCTGCCTTCGGCCCCGCCGATGCGCCCATCACCATCATCGAGTTCAGCGATTACGAATGCCCCTTCTGCCGCAAATGGCATCTGGAGGTCTGGCCCCGCATTCAGGAAGAATTTGGCGGTCAGGTGCGCCTGGTGTACCGCGATTTTCCCCTTTACGGCTTGCACGCCAATGCTGCCCCTTCTGCCAATGCCGCCAACTGCGCCGGAGAACAGGGCAAGTACTGGGAATACCATGACGGGCTGTTTACCTATGAGGGCGGATACAGCCGTGCGGCTTTTGAAGAAATCGGCAAGCAGGTGGGGTTGGAGATGACGGCTTTCACCCAGTGCCTGGATGAGAATCGCTACAAGGACGAGGTGGAAGCCGATTACGCCTACGCCGCCGATTTGGGTGTGCAATCCACTCCGACCTTTTTCATCAACGGTCTGGCGCTGATTGGCGCCCAGCCTTATGAAGTCTTCAGGCAGGTCATTCAAATGGAACTCAACGGGGAAATTCCCCGTTAG
- the cas4 gene encoding CRISPR-associated protein Cas4, whose product MLDPTEEIYEYPFRVTDLKQWVYCHRLLYFLVCLPDVRPRTYLMDAGKEAGEGEEGRELRRSLKSYRLVEGRREFNVAVRSSRWGLRGLVDLVVWVDAPPPGEVIPVDFKLSFKSGEHVQMQLMAYGLLLEELSGRPAPRGYLVEIPLRRVVEVPFTPALRRKVEDALQAMKAMLESEQMPEPTSQRMRCLGCEFRRFCNDVV is encoded by the coding sequence ATGCTGGACCCCACCGAAGAGATTTACGAGTACCCTTTCCGCGTCACCGACCTGAAGCAGTGGGTGTACTGCCATCGCCTGCTGTACTTCCTGGTGTGTTTGCCGGATGTGCGCCCGCGCACCTACCTGATGGACGCCGGCAAAGAGGCGGGGGAAGGCGAAGAAGGCCGGGAACTGCGCCGTTCGCTGAAGTCGTACCGTCTGGTGGAAGGACGGCGGGAGTTCAACGTAGCCGTGCGTTCCAGCCGCTGGGGACTGCGCGGGCTGGTGGATCTGGTGGTTTGGGTGGACGCTCCCCCGCCGGGAGAAGTGATACCGGTAGATTTCAAACTGTCTTTTAAGAGCGGTGAACACGTGCAGATGCAGCTGATGGCGTATGGACTCCTGCTGGAAGAGTTGAGCGGCCGGCCTGCTCCACGGGGGTACCTGGTGGAAATTCCCCTGCGCAGGGTGGTGGAAGTGCCGTTTACCCCTGCCCTGCGCCGCAAGGTGGAAGACGCCCTGCAAGCCATGAAAGCCATGTTGGAGAGCGAGCAAATGCCCGAACCCACATCCCAGCGCATGCGCTGTTTGGGGTGTGAGTTTCGCCGATTTTGCAATGATGTGGTGTGA
- the cas2 gene encoding CRISPR-associated endonuclease Cas2 translates to MSVEKTPNLILVYDIVDDRKRTKIADVCLDYGLDRIQYSAFVGWLIPAKQQELFTKIRRILGKSPGNVQLLPICADDWKKRRVIDQPDKG, encoded by the coding sequence ATGAGTGTAGAGAAGACGCCTAACCTGATTCTGGTCTATGACATTGTGGACGACCGCAAGCGCACCAAAATTGCCGATGTCTGCCTGGATTACGGGCTGGATCGCATTCAGTACAGCGCCTTTGTGGGCTGGCTCATCCCTGCCAAACAGCAGGAACTCTTCACCAAAATTCGCCGCATACTGGGCAAAAGTCCCGGCAACGTGCAACTTCTGCCCATTTGCGCCGATGACTGGAAAAAACGCCGCGTCATTGACCAGCCCGATAAAGGGTGA